In Salarias fasciatus chromosome 4, fSalaFa1.1, whole genome shotgun sequence, the DNA window GGCTGAACTCACCGAAACTGATGAAACCGCCAGTTCGGACCTTGCGTCTCGTCTCCACGGCGACTACGAGGTGCAGGTAACGGCCCACATGACGCTGGTGCAGCTCCGCTCCTTCTGCCACGATCTGATGCGCAGCCTGAGGACTGTCGCCCCCCAGAGGCCACAAGCTGCAGGGACacgctaagccccgcccacaatGCCACGCTAAGCCCCGCCCAGAGAGGGGCAGGCTCCAGCGCTGCATTCAAGGACCCACAGGAGAGCCAGTAAAATGCAGTGCACTTtgggggtggagctgcagcgccccctggggAGCTGGCAATGAACTACGAGGCGCAGACCTTCGGATGAGGACATCTCAGaacgttttattttgaaggtgtcAGAAAGTTCCTGCATATATTTATTCACATGGAAGGGATAAAAGTCTGTGACTTGGGCAGGAAACACGAGGTACGGCTGCAATTTGTCCTGACGAATAATCTGACAGAGAGTTCATTgccatctccatggcaaccacaAGGAGATGCTCACAAAAGTCATTTCTTGAAGGGAAGCTGCTCATTTTTTGCCTAAAAATGAGATTCAAAGTACCTATGAAGCTAAAGATAAAGAGTGAAATGGTGGCAAAAAAAAGTAACAGTAATTGGTTGAATCAACCAAATTCAATGCAATTTGTTTTAGGCAACAAAAGTTCCTGTACAATTATAATTCAACATTAATCTGTGTTAAATTGTCAGAAAAAACAAGAGTATGTATCATACATATCAGGTATTTAAACTAAATGTTACATTAACTGATGCTGAGGAACAACTTAGCTTGAAGGTGCcataaggagtttgcacattttatgcgaaacagcgccccctgcaggccttgggcgtaatgcagcttagtgaaaaactcttCCGTGTGGCTCGcctgcacggaagagggggactccgtcttcgctcgtttagaagcgcttaagtaagatttaagtttcttttacctggtggagtctgtgctggagctgtggcagtgctagaagccagtcttttcttactttctggaagctcctgctcagttgttgctcactaagcatctggcggagtaatggcggacaaaatcgaaacctatccagccggagcgtgcattacctcattcctttcaaattctcccccaaaaaatgctcgtgccggaccggcactgcaactttcaagtgacaatttagcgctgttagaggtacttgtaatgaatatgtcagggcacattgtacacagcattaaaaatgtgtaacatatttatggtggaaaataagtatttttaaggttgtaaaactccttaatgcacctttaatatagCAAAAAAAGGTTGAGGCATGAATGAGACTGTAGGATCTTCTGACTGAAGGTATCTGGATGTGTTTATAATCACAACCACATGATCTGATCCAGAACAGAAAGCGTTTTTGAAACAGAAGCGGATCAGGATCCATCAGGATCACTGACTCCAGTTGAGGATCCTTCACATCTTCTGGGAACTTTGCGCTCCTGAGTCAGGATTACCCTGAGGATGAGTAGATTTCTcattctttgatttgttttttcagctcAGTACTTTGGGATTGTCTCTGGACTGGCAGCATCAGCATGTCAGGACTCTGTTTTCGCTGGCATTGGTTTGGACGGGGACTGCTAGTTTCACTGGATTGTTATGTGATGTTCTTTGTTCTGAACTTTGGGACACAAAAGAATTAACTTTTGTACAGTAGAGcacattttctactttttttgggtgggggggggctagCAGAGCTGTATGCCGTTGTGTTTACATCATGAACATATTGAGTGTTCATTTatagaaagtgttttatttattgaagtgATTTATTTCTCAAAATCTCAGATCAGCACAAGTCTTACATTTTACTGACCTCCTATCTTCATCTCCCCAGCTTTGACGCCACAGGCTGAGTGTTTCAGGGTCTTATTTAATGAcggtgttatttatttaatttatttgtttattattgACTATTTATTGACATGCTGTTTGCATTGGTAATGTTTTATGATGTGGTCATGTGACCTTTGAAAAAAGAGAGTAACTCTTGCAGTAGTTTCATTCTGAAACAGAACTTTCACAGCTGTTTTGAACCAAGGTTTTTTTATGAgtaaaaatatttattacaTTGTAATAAAAGGTGAAAATATGTTTCatgaatggatgtttttgtCTGTATTTCTGACTGGTGCGTTCATGTAAATTTTGTGGTTTAATatagaaatgtatttatatctgaaataaaagaaaaaccccaaagGATCAAACTCTGAAATCGAATGTGTTACCATGGCGACGACAAAAAACAATACCAACAGCAGCGAATATTCAAaggtttgttgtttattttctgaaacgTTCCATGTTGTTCTCATGTTCTGCGTTGGTCCTTCATTCAGactcaaaatgtaaacaaacaaacataaacgTCAACAAACTGCCGCGTTTCCGTGGTGTCGAACAAACCGGTTCCTCCACGCCTCCAACACGTCTCCAAAACAAAGATGGTGCGATAAGACGTAGcgtctctctgcctcccctccccacccccaccccttctGTCTCATCTGTAGCTCTAATTTACCCCCCCTTCAGTCCCGCTCTGCCTCCccctggtggtgcgttcaggtccTGCGCTGCTCCTGTTCTTTCcgtctctgtttttctttctgtttctccagTTTGTTCAGggccttcttctccttctcagcTGCACTCTGGACGTCCTTGATGCGGCGTTTCAGCGCGCTGCGATCCGACGAACTGAGCACGCCCAGACCCTGCAGGGGGcacgggtcagaggtcacaggttaAAATCACAGGTCACAGATCATAATCAGGTTACAGGTCATAATCACAGGTCAGCGGAAGAAAAATGATGATTTCACATGTTTAACTGAAAATCAGTTTCTAAATCATGTTGCTTATAGTTGtcactccctcctccctctcaccccacttctcaccccccccccccccccccccccccccccccccccccccccttgtcaTCCTGCTTCTGCCGCTCACTTTCAGTTTGTTGCCGTCCAGCTGTAGGAGCTCCTGTCCGTCAATGTCTCTTGCGCTGAATTCTGGGACATATTTCTCCATGTTGAGTCCCTGCAGCCACTGACAAACCTGCTGAGTTGTCCACGAAGACATGAGGGAGGGGGGCTCCTCACAgggctgaggaggagaggagaagaggagggaggttttcaaacatattttattggACACTTGGAGGACATCAATGGCTACAACCTTGAAAgcaagatgttttcttttcttcagactCTTAAAACCAACCCATCCTCCACCGCAGAGCATAAAAAGCAACAGCTCAagtcttaaaaaagaaaaagccagcGTATTGCCAATTATTTTATAAAATGCTTGTTTAGTTTTCAGTTTcgtttttaaagaatttatcATATTTACCAtcttcagaattaaaaaaactagTTTTTTATCCTCTGCAATAGATCACATGAAAATTCTGAGTACATTTGACTTAAAGCCACAGTGATAGGTCCTGCTTGCGTGacgttttaagtgaaaacacatttttttgtttcagtaaatttTTGGGGTTACATGACAGAGTTTTGAAAATCAcgtccatttacatggaaacactggaaatggtagaaatgctgaaaatgacgTAGTTTTCATCCTGGGTGCTGTTCAGtgattttgtaatgaaatcacacacatcaAAAGTGATCTCTCAGTTTAAAGGAAACGACACCAAAACTTAAATTGTACAATTAATCTCTTTAAAACACGTCAAGCACAAGAATCATATTGTTCTTGATGGGTCTGTCAGGAACTCAGTGGCCTTCATCCATGTTAATTAATGATCCAAAAAAGCCTTTTCGTCTGCTGTATGAGGCTCTGGAGGCTTCTTATGGTCATCAAATGCAATCAGGTTTAATTtgggtgaaaaagaaaagatgttcCAGAGTATTGCTGGAATGCTGTGATTGCTTTGGGTTTTTCCTCAGCTCCGTTTCATGGGAGATTGACCTGCAGCGCTCTGCCCGACTggccagccaatcaggagcccagggacaaaaaaaacaaaaaaaaacacaaagagaaactaTTGAGGAGATTTTCTTGTTTGTGCTGTGACTGTGAGAagatgtgaaaacatgaaacattaGTGCTGCTGTTTTAGTGAcataaactttgttttttcactttactGCTGAAGAATCCAGGATCTGTTCATTTCAACCTTCTCCCCTCGCAAATGTTCTTAACCTGAAGTTTGTGATCACCGCCAAAACCTAAACTACCTTCATTGTAGTGATTGCTGGCTTCTGGAGCGAGGCTGCCCGGCCTCTCTGTACCACGACCCAGCCACTatcagttcagtttattgttTTTAGAGAATTACATCAAACGACTCTTTACAAATCCTGATAAGGTGAAAATGCATTAAAGCAGACAAGAGAAAGCAAgacaaaacattatttttagtTCTTATTATTCTTGGTTGCTTCTTGTCGTCATTCCACTTTCAATGACCTTCCTGACAGCtccatgttctttttttaaatgtcagtgtttctTTTCATCGAGTAGATCCATACAATGTTTGTCGCCACACCAACAGACCTTATAAATTGACGTTAGTAGATTTCTGGTATGTTTCATGTAGAATCTGATGAATCTCTCTGGCTTTCACTTGTAGATGTGGTTGAAATTGAGTTATACTCGGAGTCCGTTTGGTTGTTGGTTTTGTTCATGCTCCCAGTAAAATGAGCTTCTGCTCCACCAACCGGGATGTCTGGTGCCCTGAGTCCACCTTCCAGCAAACAACAGTGGTTTATTGATGCATCGTCAATAGTAACCTTGCTATCGACAGCAGTGAAAGTGTGCAGACCATGTGTGATGCATCGCTGCATCACTGGGCGACCATGAAAGCAAGAAGCACAACGTATGGTTCCAGCTGAGGATAGTTTCTCACAAACCTCACCTAACCTCATGCATGAAAGTCATAGAAATCCAAGAAAGGATCAATGATTCTCACAACCCAATACTCAGCACTCACACTCATAACCCCCCCACATCAACAAGACCTTTTGGACTACCAATGTCACCTCCACCAACGTGACGGACATCAGCAACAACACTGCCAGATCGAGATCCGCAGATCGAGAGTTTGCTAATTTGGGTGGAACAGATCGGAGCGTTACCTCGTCTGAGGACTGTGACAGGGTGTGGTATGGGtgtgaggacctggaggaggacgactccacaggaggggaggtggaggaggaagtaTGAGGGGGAGAATACTCCTCACTGAGGGCTGattcctgcaggaaaacagaacaaacaggtTTGATACGTGTCTGATAACAGTGTTGGCTGAGTACGAGGCGGACTAGTCCTACATCTACGGTACTGATGAGAACCAAGGCCTTCTTTAAGTAAACCTTACATGTTGGTTTAATAAGATTGCTTGACACaagtcaataaaaataaagtttttgaTGGTCAGGAACATGAATAAGTAATGATTCAGTAATTTTTCCTGCAACACCAATAAATGTATTTGTGAAGCTGTGTGGACTcagccagagcagcagcagggtcacCTGGGAGTGGGACTTGCGGGGTCCATGGGAGCCCAGCGGGGGGATTTTGGGGGAGCAAGGGGGAGTCCCGGAGGACGAGAGTGACCCACGTCCTTCAGTGAACCAGGAGAAGGAGACGAAGGACCCAGAGGAACGGGACGGACTCTCAGACGGCTCTCTGAGGATGAAGGCTGCCGTCAGAACAGACTGAAGGCTCGAAGAGGAGAGTTAGTGACGGGTGACAGACTCACCGGCTGCCCACTGAGAGACGGTTGGATTTATCCTTCCTCACCCGGATGTAGGAGCGTCTCAGCGTCACCCTGAGAGACAAAGACAAGGACGCAGAATCGAGAACGTAAATTacagctctgcagagaacaCAGATGGACACAGACCGAACCCTTAGAGAGGTTCGCCTTTGAGTCTTTAAATTCTCATGgaaaatgcgtgtgtgtgtgtgtgtgtgtgtgtgtgtgtgtgtgtgtgtgtgtgtgtgtgtgtgtgtgtgtgcgttctcgtatttctatccttgttggggccaaatgtccccacaaggatagcaaaacgtggaacgacgtgccttgtggggacctttttccggtcctaagtaggagaaacagtgttttcttgaccatgttgttgttactgaaaaaagtaaaagtgaaaaaacatttctttagggttaggctttgttgtggtgtgggttagggttagggtaagggtcagggttaggggctagacatgaatgggagtcaatggacggtccccacaaggatagaaatacaagactgagcgtgtgtgtgtgtgtttgggttaccCCAGGTCCAAGAAGCGTCTCTTGGTCTTTTTATCGAAGACGACGGTTGAACTACCGTGATCAACTGGACTTGTGTCCCGACTTGTATCAGAAACCAGaactgaaagacacacacacacacacacacacacacacacacacacacacacacacacacacacacacacgaataatAAAATCCATTTTTGGTCTCTTATGTGTTCATCTTgatggtgtgtgttttgtgtgtttactgGTGTGTGTACCTTCGCTTTCaggcctcctgctcctcctcaggtAAACCGGCGAGCATTCGGACGAGGGGCAGGATCTGGATGGCGAGCTGCTCGGCATCACCAGCGGCTCCTGAGACGTGGCGTTGGTCAGCTGATGATACCGTCCCCGTGGGGGCGCGGCCAATGACGCGCCCCCATCTTCTGGAGAGCGACGCACCTAAAAGACATCTAAGTCGTCACGGATATGTTCTCGCCTCAGCCACACCTCCAGTGCACTCTGATTGGCCTCACCAACGACGTGTCAAAGGAGAAGGCGGGGCTTCGGACTGACAACAGTGActcgggggagggggaggagcctcgcTTCGCCAAATGAAGCGGTGAGCGAGCCGAGTGAACCGGACTTTCCTGAAATCAGAAAGATATTTCAGTTGTCATTGCTGGTTAACTGAAGTGGGATGTGGGGGATCGGGAGCCAGCTGCCTCAGGTGGGGTAAGTAGGATTCATGGCACAGGGTTTGAGGAAGGTACTGAGGGAAAGAGGTGGCAAGTAAGCAAAGCCAATGGCTGTAACTCAGAAGGAGTCATGATAGTTGGGCgtcaacaggaagctgctgatcaGCTTTCATAGCTTCCTGGGTAAATGATATATTTAATTATTTGGTAGTTGTGGTCCCAAGAGCCAATTACTGTTGCAGGGGCCCGCAACACCACTGTAATGGTCCATGAGCAATGCACCACTTCCTCATGTTATACTTTGCAGGTGGCCCATGCGGCCCCCCCTACATGGCTTGTTCGAGCTGTGCCTGACCAGGACACATTGGGTACCCAATCAACAGGTTGGGTAGCCTGCAAACATCGACCCCTGCCTTGGTTCCAGAGATTGGTTCTGGTGACCACTGTATAGAAAGGGTACATGATCAAGTGTGTTCCTTTTTTATAAGTTCATTTTTGGACGTGTTTGCCTGGGCCACCGCTGCGGACATGATATCAGCATGTGACCCGGACGTCATAGCTCTGGAGATAATTTGACCTGACAGGCACAGAAAGGAAGTATCTCACACATGGGAGCACACTCTAAGGGTTTCATTACCTTCCTCTCCAGGCTGTCTTCACCCTCTGTGGAGCTCACACTGTCACGGTATCGAGATCTGGACGGGCGTTGCCTCCGGGCCTTGACGGACAGCTGAGCGCGACCTTTCTGGATGCTGTTGTCCAGCAGCTCAGTCTCTGGGATCGCCTCGTTTAGATCTGAAAATAATAACGCTGACTCTGAGGAAGGACTGTGATGTCCACCGTGTCCGCGGTGACCCCGTATTGACCCAGCAGTGACTGCCTCTACCGCTATGAGATCTGatagtggatggatggatggatggatgagagatggatggacaggtgaatgatggatggatgaggatgCTGCAGACTTTTTAATGATGATGCTACACATTCGTCTTCCTGCCACTCACCGCACCAAGGCTCCATCAAATATTCAACATGCTgaccaacagacacacacacttaaacacaaTCCGATCTTGAGAGCCGAGTGCTGATTCAGCAGTTTTTACTCACAACTAtgtgcttcctgtttgtttatttcatgaaggctttttgtttttgtgtttaaagGAGGTATGTCTGATCAATTATTCTCCTccttttagtgtgtgtgtgtgtgtgtgtgtgtgtgtgtgtgtgtgtgtgtgtgtgtgtgtgtgtgtgcgcactagTGGACGGTGCTAATGTGCCTCTCCACCCCCACACAGACCTGACAGCTCTTTATTTCCCAGGGGGATGTGAATCTAAAAGcatggaggaggggaggagtggGGGAGGCCTCAGAGGACAAATTATATGATGGTGGGGCTTATAAAGGCATATTTGAGAAAGGAGACAACAAAGGAGGAGGGGATGGGACAAGAAACCTGCGGCTGAATGATGACATTAGTTTGATTATTGTGGCGTGCAGTAAGCCGccacaaatgaacaaaaccGTTGTTTCTTCTGTCTGAAACAGGACGTTAAAAACCCCACAGGAAGTTTCTCATCTATCCCGTCAGTATGGGTTATGAGGGCTCACCTTTCACTTCTACTTGCTGCAGGATGCTGTTATCAGATGGGACTGACTGTGACTGTGTTCACTTCAAACGTGGGATACTTACACATGAATctttcaaaacaatgttttattttggagtGACTTGGGAATCAAACATGCGTTTTATTGAGTCAATGTCCTGCTCTTCTTCCCATCCTGCCCCCCCGACACTGATTCTCTCCCTCGTTACACTTTTGCCTCTCCACATTGCTGCTGTCATAATTATTAccaccactagagggagacatGTACTTCCTGGGTCCAGTCGTCCCAACTGCACCTTACTACCTCATATTAATGGAAGCAAAAGCCATTCAGCTGAACTGATCAGAGGATAAATATTGATGAGAATGAGAGTGGAGAatgagcgccccctgctggtgaacTGAATCCTCCTGAATAGATAATGTGGGACTcaccaaacacattttctgtaTCGTCCAGGGTGGTAGACATGACTCAACTGTATCTGTGAACGAGGCCaacaaaaagaagacagagagagacaaatGTTAGAGGACACAACAAACATGAGTTCATTTCAGTACTAATTCCAGAAacattaagataaaaaaaatgcagtagatgagttgtttttgtctgttaCCATTTTAATTGAGCACATTGACTGTTGTCATTAGAAAGACAGGTTAGCTTAGCACAATGCTTCCGTCACTACAGGGTTTTACATATATGTTTATAATACACATTGTTTTGGGACCTGGATTCTTTCAGTGTGGACCTGATTCGGTTTAGCATCTGGTGTCTCTTGGTATCCAGCTAAGTCAAGATTTTCAGAAGCGATTCCCCAAAATATCCACATACAATGGTTTTCAGGCCCGTCCACTGGCAGTGGTTTTCAGGAGGGTTCACCAACAACACCTTTCAGGAGTGTTCGTCGACGGATTTATGAAGTGTAAACTGACAGCGTCTTTCTGGAGTGTTCACAGATGTTGGTTTTCAGGAGTCGCCTCCAGCGATGGTTTTCAGGATTGTCCACAAACAATGGTTGTCAgcagtgttcacagacagtggcgATCAGCTGGCTTCTTCTGCATCACTGTATTTCATGATTCTTTCATGAGACTTTTCAAAGGTCTACTTCTCATCGAGAGGAGGGGGACACCATTGATCTGTAGGGAAGGGAATAATCTTTTTATATCTGTCTGCTATTATTTTGGAAACGAGGACACCTCTGCACTGCCACCCCGCTGCCGTGACGAGACGTTCAAGATCctgctgaagctgttttcttAATTTGCGTGTCATTAAAGCAGATCAATACAGTCATCCCTCACAAGCTGGGACCTCCGCTGGCCAGCTTGGACCTGGACTTCCCTCTCTGTGCACGgatgctggacttcctgagCGACTGACCACAGCAGGTCATGGATGATAAACCAGACCTCATGCACTCTCCTCCTGAACATGGAAGCCTTCATCCACACCCTTCATCCTCACCTTTCTCATCACCCTTTTCCTTCCACCCTCCACCTTCACGCCCCCCGAGCTGCCCGTTAAATGCAGACGGTGTACTGTCGTTATGTTTGTTAAAGAGCTGCATGACGTCTTCAGCAGTCCAGGAACGTGCGGAACTCATTCAACAATGCTGGACTGATTCGAGGACacactctctcgctctgtctcaaaaacacacacgcaattcagtggaaaacacagctgattctGAGTAGACTGAAAGGGAAAATGCAGTGTCACACCGAGgtggaagagggggaggaggtgcaGGAAAGGGTGATGAGCAGGGGAGagtcggaggaggagaggaagaggaggacaggatgGAATATGCGAACAGATGGAGGCAGACTGAGGCAGAGAGGTGGAGACAGGAGGCGaagtaaacacaaacaaactgatAGATGCactcacctctgtgtgtgtctgactgcaTGGTAtgtcaccctctctctctctccctctctctccccctctctctctctgcctcctccagctgatggTCAGCCCGGACAGCGACTCCCAGGGTGCCTCGGGATGTCTCCCCGGCCGGGCGGAGCGTGGCTGCAGCCGCAGGACGGTGGGCGCTGTAGTTCCCTCAGGCTGCGCAGACAGACGGAGGCTGAGTGCTGGCTCACCACTACTCAGCAGAATGCTGCAGCCTCCATCTGAGAGCAGCaagggctgctgggaggagggggcggggtgggggagggggggggggtggagatgATTGGATGaacggagagaggaggaaagagatgTGAGATGAAAGAGATGCAGCTAGTTGAAAGATTTAAAGATGGTTCAGTGTTTACAGACTGCTTTACTGGtaataaaaatctgatttttattAATACTACAGACTAATCTCATGagaaaatgacaacattttcaacatattttgaGTTATTGAGTTTTGCCTCATTTTGACCATTTAGTTGATGCATTCTGTTCAGCTCTTGCTGAATAACACCTGTAATGCTGCCTGTTGAAGAGCTGTGAACAGCTCAGTGGAACATTGTAGCCTCAAAGTAAAACAGACAGGTAACAAAAAGTTTCCACCACATAAGTTCAGCTGGAGGGCAGCCGCCTTCCTTTATTTAGGAATTTTTTGGAGTCTTATAGTGCCAACTGCTCTTTGCTCTTAtctttttattggtttattgtGGACAGAGAGCACGCAAGCAGGGTACAGAAGGTGTAGCTACTGAGGAACGGGTCAACAGAGCCTGAATTCAGGCCGCCAACACCCTGCTTTACTCACACAAATCTCTCACGGACGAAGTGCAGCAAAAGTCATGAGAAGAAAAGAGGTGATTTTCTGTATGTTCAGCACTTGAAGATGAATGTGTACATTTTTCAACTATGAATATCTTTGCAAGCATTGACAAGTCTGATTAAGATGAACAGCTTTTGCTGACTTCGGTTCACACTGACAAATTCCATCACACATTGACAACGCTTACTTTGTGGAACAGGTCAATTATATGTGTgcatgtaaaaatgtaaaatgtttttttttttgttacattgGTTATTATTAGAAAACGACACCAAATCTgtataaatgtttattttctgtagatttattttatttagtgcctgactggaggatttttcttgtttcctcTGTCAGATTTAAAGGAGACTGTCTCTGAAACAACCGTCATCTGAGTCTCTTcctaaaacacaacacaaacacaactggTTACATTTGGACAGACAGATTGAGATACAAAcaagtgtaaataaacattgaCAAGTAGTTTGCTACAATAATGCTCCCATATTTGATAGTTCTGTAGCTGAAAGTCATCGTGAAAGCAGCCGACTTGGCTGTCTGTTCATctgaatgtctgtgtactcgccACTGTTAGTGGTTATTAACCGTTGTTCtctgcttgcatgtgtgtgaggtgtCAAAAATGAATTATAATaatgtcatctgcatatagaCTGAGTTCATGTTGTTTCTTGGTGTCCTGAATTCGCTTCATTTTATTGTTCTGTGATTTTGCTGTTGAGAAAGAATcagtgaaaataataaatagagATGATAAGAGAGGATCTCCTTGTGGTTATTGTCACTATATGAGAGGAGTGAACAATCAAACAGAAGGTACTTTAAAAATCACACAAGGACATTcattaaaacataaatcattCTTTATAACCAACAATCAGATTGCTAATATTAGTACTTTTTAATAAGTTAAAATGAGTTTAATGTACTTTCAACACAatattttttgttaaaacaagtaaatttagaaaaaaactgtgaaaacgtCTTCTACCTGTGGTGGGAGGTTTATTCCTCTGAAAGACTGAGCTtgctgattgtgtttgtgtcatttctGACGTGAGGAATAATCTGTAATCTGTGTCAGGTACTTCCCGAAAAGCCCCACGCAGAACTTTCTCTTTCACTTAGAGCTTTAATCACgactataaaacacacacatcaagcaGTGTCGAGTTTGCTTTCTTCACCTGCTCACCTGTGCTGCTGATCTTCAGGTAATGTGGCTCAGCTGGTCTTTTCTTCATTATGATCACACAACAAAGCTCCAGACTGAAAGAGGAGCGATGATTGTCTGCTGTGAAAGATTTAACCTGATAAATATGTTTATCCAAATAAAATAGTCTAAATTTACTCACGTTATTAGCAGCTCTCAAAAGACTTTTCCGATATAGAAACACAAAATTCTGTCTGAAATAAATAAGTCGACTGCTGAGAGACTCAGTCACACTGATAGAGGTGTagagttttctctttttctcacaTCGATATGGACTGTTGGCAACTGAAAATAATGAATATGTGGATTAAAAGCTTTTATAGAAGACTCACTGCAATACTTTATGTAGGATTCAAATCTACTTCCTTGTCATTGATAAATATATTCAATAGAGATGTTCGATGCATGT includes these proteins:
- the samd14 gene encoding sterile alpha motif domain-containing protein 14 encodes the protein MSTTLDDTENVFDLNEAIPETELLDNSIQKGRAQLSVKARRQRPSRSRYRDSVSSTEGEDSLERKESPVHSARSPLHLAKRGSSPSPESLLSVRSPAFSFDTSLVRRSPEDGGASLAAPPRGRYHQLTNATSQEPLVMPSSSPSRSCPSSECSPVYLRRSRRPESEVLVSDTSRDTSPVDHGSSTVVFDKKTKRRFLDLGVTLRRSYIRVRKDKSNRLSVGSREPSESPSRSSGSFVSFSWFTEGRGSLSSSGTPPCSPKIPPLGSHGPRKSHSQESALSEEYSPPHTSSSTSPPVESSSSRSSHPYHTLSQSSDEPCEEPPSLMSSWTTQQVCQWLQGLNMEKYVPEFSARDIDGQELLQLDGNKLKGLGVLSSSDRSALKRRIKDVQSAAEKEKKALNKLEKQKEKQRRKEQEQRRT